The following coding sequences are from one Alosa alosa isolate M-15738 ecotype Scorff River chromosome 3, AALO_Geno_1.1, whole genome shotgun sequence window:
- the gjb8 gene encoding gap junction protein beta 8 has protein sequence MSWGALYAQLGGVNKHSTSLGKIWLSVLFIFRITILVLAAESVWGDEQSDFTCNTQQPGCKNVCYDHFFPVSHIRLWCLQLIFVSTPAFLVTMHVAYRKRGAKKDLIATRGDKPNEDDLESLKKRRLPITGPLWWTYTCSLFFRLIFEGGFMYALYYVYGGFHMPRLVKCEQWPCPNKVDCFMSRPTEKTVFTIFMVGSSAICMILNLAELAYLIAKALIRCSARMQRKKHAYTHPENATKDKAYLQNKKNEMLLSSSTDSSTGKAV, from the coding sequence ATGAGCTGGGGGGCGTTGTATGCCCAGCTGGGTGGCGTGAACAAGCACTCCACCAGCCTTGGCAAGATCTGGCTGTCCGTCCTCTTCATCTTCCGCATCACCATCCTAGTACTGGCTGCCGAGAGCGTCTGGGGCGACGAGCAGTCCGACTTCACCTGCAACACACAGCAGCCCGGCTGCAAGAACGTCTGCTATGACCACTTCTTCCCGGTCTCGCACATCCGCCTCTGGTGTCTGCAGCTCATCTTCGTGTCCACTCCGGCGTTCCTGGTGACCATGCACGTGGCCTACCGCAAGCGAGGGGCCAAGAAGGACCTCATCGCCACGCGAGGAGATAAGCCTAACGAAGACGACCTCGAGAGTCTCAAGAAGCGGCGGCTGCCCATCACTGGCCCCTTGTGgtggacgtacacctgcagccTGTTCTTCCGTCTGATTTTCGAGGGCGGCTTCATGTACGCCCTCTACTACGTCTACGGCGGCTTCCACATGCCCAGGCTGGTCAAGTGTGAGCAGTGGCCTTGCCCCAATAAGGTGGACTGCTTCATGTCCCGCCCCACGGAGAAGACGGTGTTCACCATCTTCATGGTGGGCTCCTCGGCCATCTGTATGATTCTTAATCTCGCTGAGTTGGCCTACCTGATCGCCAAGGCCCTGATACGATGCTCGGCGCGGATGCAGAGGAAGAAGCACGCCTACACTCACCCAGAAAATGCAACCAAGGACAAGGCTTACTTGCAGAACAAAAAGAATGAGATGTTACTGTCGTCCTCTACGGACTCCAGCACTGGCAAGGCGGTGTGA
- the gja3 gene encoding gap junction alpha-3 protein → MGDWSFLGRLLENAQEHSTVIGKVWLTVLFIFRILVLGAAAEEVWGDEQSDFTCNTQQPGCENVCYDEAFPISHIRFWVLQIIFVSTPTLIYLGHVLHIVRMEEKRKEKEEELRKASRLTEEKELLYRNGGGGGEVSGRGGGGGGGKKEKPPIRDEHGKIRIRGALLRTYVFNIIFKTLFEVGFILGQYFLYGFQLRPLYKCARWPCPNTVDCFISRPTEKTIFIIFMLVVACVSLLLNLLEIYHLGWKKVKQGMINEFAPGHNLLRLGEGGEPEPMSSGPRTAPPTLSYPPTYTDVTAGNAAFLQPVAPPPPSADYKMDPLQEDLREPSPFYMSNNNNHRLAAEQNWANLATEQQTREMKATSPSPSSTSSSSICTADRQRPPKEVATLPTTSPSLSSSGGSLSDGKSEPEEGHIITTVEMHEPPLMFTDPRRLSRASKTSSVRARPNDLAV, encoded by the coding sequence ATGGGTGACTGGAGTTTTCTGGGGCGGCTGTTGGAGAATGCCCAGGAACACTCGACGGTGATCGGCAAGGTCTGGCTGACTGTCCTCTTCATCTTTAGGATCCTGGTTCTGGGCGCGGCGGCGGAGGAGGTGTGGGGCGACGAGCAGTCGGACTTCACCTGCAACACCCAGCAGCCCGGTTGCGAGAACGTCTGCTACGATGAGGCCTTCCCCATCTCGCACATCCGCTTCTGGGTGCTGCAGATCATCTTCGTGTCCACGCCCACGCTCATCTACCTGGGCCACGTCCTGCACATCGTTCGTATGGAGGAGAAGcgcaaagagaaggaggaggagctgcGCAAGGCCAGCAGACTCACGGAGGAGAAAGAACTCCTTTACAGAAacggtggtgggggaggggaggtcaGCGGCAGGGGTGGCGGCGGTGGAGGCGGGAAAAAGGAGAAGCCACCAATCAGAGACGAGCATGGGAAAATCCGTATCCGGGGAGCGCTGTTGCGCACCTACGTGTTCAACATCATATTCAAAACCCTGTTTGAGGTGGGGTTCATTTTAGGGCAATATTTCCTCTATGGTTTTCAACTGCGGCCCCTGTACAAGTGTGCGCGGTGGCCTTGCCCGAACACCGTGGACTGCTTCATCTCCAGACCCACGGAAAAGACCATCTTCATCATATTTATGCTTGTGGTGGCTTGCGTGTCCCTTTTGCTGAATTTGTTAGAGATTTATCACCTCGGATGGAAGAAAGTCAAGCAAGGCATGATTAACGAGTTCGCGCCCGGCCACAACTTGCTGCGACTCGGCGAGGGCGGCGAGCCCGAGCCCATGAGCTCGGGTCCCAGAACTGCTCCTCCCACCCTCAGCTACCCGCCGACCTACACGGACGTGACGGCGGGCAACGCGGCCTTCCTCCAGCCGGTGGCGCCGCCGCCGCCCTCGGCCGACTACAAGATGGATCCTCTCCAAGAGGACCTGCGCGAGCCCTCGCCCTTCTACatgagcaacaacaacaaccacaggCTGGCGGCCGAACAGAACTGGGCCAACCTGGCTACCGAGCAGCAGACTCGGGAGATGAAGGCCACCTCCCCATCcccctcctccacttcctcctcctccatctgcaCTGCTGACCGCCAGCGGCCGCCCAAAGAGGTCGCCACCCTGCCCACCACCAGCCCCAGCTTGagcagcagcggcggcagcTTGAGCGACGGCAAGAGCGAGCCCGAGGAGGGCCACATCATCACCACGGTGGAGATGCACGAGCCGCCACTCATGTTCACAGACCCACGGCGGCTTAGCAGAGCCAGCAAGACCAGCAGCGTTAGAGCCAGGCCCAACGACCTGGCGGTTTAG